NNNNNNNNNNNNNNNNNNNNNNNNNNNNNNNNNNNNNNNNNNNNNNNNNNNNNNNNNNNNNNNNNNNNNNNNNNNNNNNNNNNNNNNNNNNNNNNNNNNNNNNNNNNNNNNNNNNNNNNNNNNNNNNNNNNNNNNNNNNNNNNNNNNNNNNNNNNNNNNNNNNNNNNNNNNNNNNNNNNNNNNNNNNNNNNNNNNNNNNNNNNNNNNNNNNNNNNNNNNNNNNNNNNNNNNNNNNNNNNNNNNNNNNNNNNNNNNNNNNNNNNNNNNNNNNNNNNNNNNNNNNNNNNNNNNNNNNNNNNNNNNNNNNNNNNNNNNNNNNNNNNNNNNNNNNNNNNNNNNNNNNNNNNNNNNNNNNNNNNNNNNNNNNNNNNNNNNNNNNNNNNNNNNNNNNNNNNNNNNNNNNNNNNNNNNNNNNNNNNNNNNNNNNNNNNNNNNNNNNNNNNNNNNNNNNNNNNNNNNNNNNNNNNNNNNNNNNNNNNNNNNNNNNNNNNNNNNNNNNNNNNNNNNNNNNNNNNNNNNNNNNNNNNNNNNNNNNNNNNNNNNNNNNNNNNNNNNNNNNNNNNNNNNNNNNNNNNNNNNNNNNNNNNNNNNNNNNNNNNNNNNNNNNNNNNNNNNNNNNNNNNNNNNNNNNNNNNNNNNNNNNNNNNNNNNNNNNNNNNNNNNNNNNNNNNNNNNNNNNNNNNNNNNNNNNNNNNNNNNNNNNNNNNNNNNNNNNNNNNNNNNNNNNNNNNNNNNNNNNNNNNNNNNNNNNNNNNNNNNNNNNNNNNNNNNNNNNNNNNNNNNNNNNNNNNNNNNNNNNNNNNNNNNNNNNNNNNNNNNNNNNNNNNNNNNNNNNNNNNNNNNNNNNNNNNNNNNNNNNNNNNNNNNNNNNNNNNNNNNNNNNNNNNNNNNNNNNNNNNNNNNNNNNNNNNNNNNNNNNNNNNNNNNNNNNNNNNNNNNNNNNNNNNNNNNNNNNNNNNNNNNNNNNNNNNNNNNNNNNNNTTATTGACAGCAGTTATTTTGTCTCTATTTTTAATTTTCTTTTGTTTTTTATACATTGTTCCTTTTATATTTTATTAGACTATTGCTTATGTTTCATTTAATATTATATTTATAATTTACCCGCATGCAAACAAATATACAATTTAATTTTAATGGCCATCGCATATAAATTTATATTTACATACTAAAATTCCTCGATATAATCCATACTTTCTTAGATATATTTTTTTTACTATGCCTTTAACTTTTATTATGTCTACATATTAAAAGTTATAATACTTTAATAATCTCCTCGCTCTGCGCAGGGCGTGGATTATCACCTAGTTATTAGGTTATTCAGACAAAACAGCCACTAATTTCGTATTCAATGGGTCCACTAATAAAAAGCCAAATAAGACCGACCAAAGTCAGAAGAAAGCCGTAAAGTAAATCCACCTTAAACAAAAAAAAATCCAACTTATTAAACTCCAACTTACCAAACAGATACAGAGACTTCGGTAATAAAAATCAAATTTCTCTCTCTTCAAAGAACGCAAAAAAAAACGAAACTTTATTTCTCAAATAGGAAAGAAGGAGCTTTCTTGTAGAATTGAATTATGCCGTGCCTGGTTAAAGCAAATTGAATTCTTTTAGATCAGACAATGTAACGAATCACTGTTTCGTGTCTGTCTGATTTGTGCTTGTGTCCCTCTCTCTCTTTGCTTTTCTCTCCATCTTCACTTTCTATTTTTTTCTCGAGAAACAAAAAAAAAACCTTTTCTGAGCTTTCCGGGAAAGTTTTGTTAGATTCGATCACAATCCTTTTTTTTTGTCTGATCATCTCTTTAATCATCACGAACGTCGCAACCTTTAGAATATGAAACCACCACAATCAGCTGCTTCGTTAGATAGGTGGAGAGACTATTTCCGGCGAGGAGACTCCGATATATTCGAGATCATCGATCACGCCATCATGGTCGCTGCCACAGATTGTCCGATCAAATTCAAATCGAGAAGAGACAGAATCGCCGAGCTTCTCTTCTCGTGCAGAGTCACTCGCTGCACGGGATGCCACCACAGCAGGGAGCTATCTCTTCCCGGAGACGACGAGGCGGTTGATGGGAGTAAAGAGAGCAAAGCTAACAGTAGCAGAGGAGAAAACAATCACATTAATCAGATTGTTGTTGGCAGTTATGATTGTGATGATGAAGCTGAGGCTTTGAGCGATGCGATTGAAGAGTTCTCTATGGTTTGTGAGGAAGTTGTTAGGATCAAAGAGATCTTGCTCAACAAAGACGACGAGGTTTGTTTTTGATATAATTTAGCAATTTAGTATCTTTGCTTTTGTTTCTGAATGTTTCTTTTGTGGGGGTTGCAGCCACACTCGGTGATACTTGAGTCTTTGAGGAAGCTAAAGTTGATGTCTTTGGATGTGGATGTTCTCAAGGTTGGTTTCTTGTGGATAGTTGTTGTTGTTGTTGTTGATCATGAGGTTTTGTATTGAAATGTGATTTGATTTTGAGGTTGTTCTCGCAGAGTACTGAGATTGGGAAGGCTGTTAATGGTTTGAGGAAACATGGTTCTGATAAGATTCGCCAACTTGCAAAGACTCTGATCGCGTAAGAGTTTTTGATTCTTACATAAAAGATTGACACTTCCTACTCTTTTAGAATATGGCATTGAGTTTTTTCTTGTTTTGATGCAGAGAGTGGAAGGAGCTTGTTGATCAGTGGGTGAACACCACCAAGGAGATCGCTGGTAACATTTACTGTCTTAATGAGAATTCACTTTTCACAGTTTTTGGTTTCTTGAGAATGGATCCATAAGTCTTGTTTTTTAAAACCAGGTGGTGCTGAAGGTACACCAGAGTCTGCTAATCCATCTGTAGTTGATGAAGAAGAAGAAGAAGAAGAAGAAGAAGTGTTTCCTTCACTTCCATATGGTGTTGATATTTTTACACCGGAAGCAAACGGTTTTGAAATGTTTAATGGAGATTTCTTTGATTCATTGGACTTTGATGGAAGTAAGTTTTTAATTTATTTTAAAAAGAACTATGCTTTACTTGTTTTAGTTATACATTTGGTTGATTGATATTCCCGGGGTGATGTTTGTTATAGATCCTTGTAACTCTGGGGAATACAACACAAGCCGAGAACACGAAAGAAAACCACAGAAGAGAAGACCAGAGGGAACACAAATGAGGATACAGAAGCCATCATCAGCTGATGGGAATGGGACTAGGAGACCTCTAAATCAAAGGATGAAGAACGAAGTGGGATCTGTTCACAAGTCTGAAAACCACATGATCCAAAGGAGGAAACCTCCACAAGAAGTGAGTGTGGCAACTAAACCTTTTTGTTGAATTTTTAATCGTTAATCTTGGATAATGTAATTGACTCTTCTTGTCTATGGCAGAAACTTAAAGGTCTTGACGCAGACGCAAAGTTTGAGTTTGCTAAGAGGAAACTTCAAGAGAGCTACCAACAACATGATAAAGGTTTGTTTCTACTTTTTAATTACTTTCTTGAAAAAAAGAAAAGAAAATTAACAAACCAAGAAAATGTGTTTGATATTGCCAACAGCCAAGAAGCAGAGAACAATACAAGTACTTGAGACGATGCCAAAGCAAGGTAGTGCTGCTCAGAAACCGCAACTCAAGAGACCTGGAATGAACAACAGAAGTTGGTCTAACGGTCATAAATAGCTTTAGATTGGTGAATAACTTTCAGAGGAGAAAGACATTATTTACATAAATACCACAAAATATCTGCAAGCTCCGGTGAAATAAGGTAAAGGAGAGTCTAGTTCCACAAGCTTTGAGACAGAGACAAGCAGAGGATGGATGACGAGCAGATTCCACAACTGAACTTTTCTTTGAACAGACTCTTTTTTACTCCTATGTTTTCGTTCTGTCTTTGATTCACCAATTTGCAGCCTGTTAGGATCCTAACTAGTGTTACGTTCTTGAGACTTTCGGTACAGTTCCGGTTTAGTTCAATCCCGTTTGTTCGGTTTTGGGAGATCCCCTGCATTAGATATACATACGCATCTTATATAGTAAAACAGAAATCACTGATTTTTTAAAAAATAGACATAATAGATCTATTATTAGAAAACCATCTTAAATTTAATCTATAATCTTATCATTATTATAGGTCTAAATAACTCACTTTCTAGATTATATGAACTAAATAATATGTCTATAACACAATATTGCTACATTATAAGAACTAAATAACTATCAATTTTTCCAAGCAAACAAATTGATCTGGAAACAACCAATTCAATAAAAAAAATATACAATAAAATTATTATGTTTTAAAAGTGATAGACACACCTCATATATATTATAATATATAACAAATTAGAATTGAAAACAAAATGTTTATATAAAAATAAATGAAAACAAACATCCGCGCGGAGATCTAGCTAGTATATTTAAATGTAAAAGAAAGGGGTAGACAAGCATGTACGAATTGACATGCTCTTTTAACTAAACTTTGTATATGTACGTGAAATGATTTGGGACACGATAGAGACGTTGTTTTATCAAATAAACAAAAACCTAGCTAATGATATCTATTGTTTGCGAGTGCAAACGTGACCAAGTGTTGTTACTTTCTTTACTTGTTAGTACTCGTTATATTTTATTTTAAATAAATCACGTAATATCATTGAAAGGCTTAGAGAAGGTTTGGTTTGGTGGATAAGAAAAGAACGGGAGGTGGTGGTGGTGAGAGTTAACGTGGATGGATGGGAATGTTGCATTTCTTCCCTTGTGCGTGTTATATATGACCTTTTTTCTTTTAATTATACAGGGGTATTTTGACTCCCACCAAAGTAGATCCAGACTAGCCACGTATTAGCATAGCCTATTGTACATGGGTCGATTTTTTTGTCTCCAGACATGCCAAAATTTTAATTTCCCAAATAACCGGAACTCGAAACCAGATAGCTTCACCGTATTGAACTTCGCCCTCAAGTTAATCACTACTAGACACCGGACCTCAAGCCCTAGTTATGTTATATATGACTTATAAATACATAATTTCTAAGTTTTACAAATATTTTTACAGTATTGTAATTGTTCAAGAAAGTAATAGGCCCTAATCATACGGTTAATCAACACCTAGCTAGCGTCTATAACGACTTAGCGGATGCTTAAATTATTAGTTAAATTGTTTATGCATTTTAAAATGATAATAATATACTAAATATATGTAATGTTTTATTTTAAATATCATTATTTACGAATATTAAAATTTATATTATTTTATTTTCATAAAATTTTGTATTATAATATATTAATATTATAATACAAAAATAAATAGTAAATTATTATTATTACAATATTATATTGTCTACACGGTTTAAAAAATAATCGCCACGGTCTTATAAAGTCTAACGTTTTAGACTGCTGTCTGGATGGCCTACTAAAACGTTTTCTTGAACACTTTCCAACTTTTATCAAGTAATAATACCTATTTGGTAAAATCTGACAAATTTTAAAATAAGCTATACATTTAAAACTAAAAATGGATTATTTAGAAGATTTGTTTTTAAATTATATTGTAAATAACGTATTTTCTGTGATCATTAGTTTAATAAAACTAAACCAATTATATTTAATGAAAAGTATTTTTAAATTAAAATTTAAAATTTAAAATAATGAAAATTCATTTAAAACACAAAATCCTATTTTTATGAAACATTATTTTCCAACTTTAACCTGGTAGTAATATTTATTTGGTAAGGTTGACAAACTTAAAAAAACCTATACAGTTAAAATTCAAAATTATATAAATTAATAGTGATTTTTATGCAAAAAAATATTAGTGATGAAATTATAATAATTTATTTATCTCTATTTGTGTGAAATGTAAATAAAATTTACTATAATGTAGAATAAATCACAAAGTATTGATATAACGTGTTACTCGTGCTAGTTCTATTCTACTGATGAATTGATTGTTTTGGAGTCAACAAATAAAATAGAAAACAAAATTAAAAAAATAAATTGTTGTTTTGGACGTTTGAGGAGGCCCGCAAGAGCTACAAACGTAGAAAGCCAACAAATAAAATAGAAAACAAAATTAAAAAAAAATTATGTTTGAAACTGACATTTTAATTGATTTGTATCGATATAACAATTTTGCAGTCATTTAGAGTTGTTAAACTTATAACATTAAAATGTGCATTAAAATATAGTTATTAAATAGATTTTTTTCAAAAATTGACCATCTCCGGTTCTTTATTCTATTTTTTTTTTCAAAATAAATTAACTTTAATAGAGTTGTGCTATGCTTTAATGACACTTTTTTTAGAATGAAAAATAGAGTGATAAACAAAAACTAAATGAATTATTCTATATAGAATAAGAAATAAGTTTATTCTATAAATAAAGTCTCATTGAAACATGTTTACTCTTAACAATATTTTAGAATAAAAATATCCTTATTCTATTCTATTTTCTACTCTATAATTAAAAAATAAGTGTACTCTATATATAGATTAATTTATTTATTTTCTGTTTATCATTTTATTCTATATATAGATAAAATTACTCAATTTGAAAAAAGAAATAGAGTCGGCCATTAAAGATGGTGTTAAGATCTTGTTATTTTGTAACGGCAATCCTCCCTTCGCATTAGTCTTTACTTTACTTCAATATTTCTTTTCTGTTTCTTCTTTCACGTCTCCAAATCTTCATCTGTAAATCCTCCAAGGCATTCCACGT
The DNA window shown above is from Brassica oleracea var. oleracea cultivar TO1000 chromosome C3, BOL, whole genome shotgun sequence and carries:
- the LOC106331857 gene encoding probable mediator of RNA polymerase II transcription subunit 26b; amino-acid sequence: MKPPQSAASLDRWRDYFRRGDSDIFEIIDHAIMVAATDCPIKFKSRRDRIAELLFSCRVTRCTGCHHSRELSLPGDDEAVDGSKESKANSSRGENNHINQIVVGSYDCDDEAEALSDAIEEFSMVCEEVVRIKEILLNKDDEPHSVILESLRKLKLMSLDVDVLKSTEIGKAVNGLRKHGSDKIRQLAKTLIAEWKELVDQWVNTTKEIAGGAEGTPESANPSVVDEEEEEEEEEVFPSLPYGVDIFTPEANGFEMFNGDFFDSLDFDGNPCNSGEYNTSREHERKPQKRRPEGTQMRIQKPSSADGNGTRRPLNQRMKNEVGSVHKSENHMIQRRKPPQEKLKGLDADAKFEFAKRKLQESYQQHDKAKKQRTIQVLETMPKQGSAAQKPQLKRPGMNNRSWSNGHK